The DNA region GGAAGAATTTACAGAAGAGCTAAAGCTCATCGTAGATGTTTTCTCGCTCATTTATTGAAATCGATGACGGAGAGAATAGATAAGTTATTTATGAAATGACTTTTTTCGTGACAGTCGTCATTAGATACCGTAAAATGAGTAGGAAAAGAGAGGGGCAATAAGCATTGAATTTACCAAATAAATTAACTGTTCTTAGAATTTTTATGATTCCGATTTTTATTATTATTGTTAGTGTTCCGATGGATTGGGGCACGATTACTTTTGGAGGAGCATCGTTAGCGATCACTCAGCTGGTTGGTGCTGTGATTTTTGCAGTTGCTAGTATCACAGATTGGCTAGATGGAAAAATTGCTCGTTCACGTGGGTTAGTAACAAACTTTGGTAAGTTTGCAGATCCATTGGCTGATAAAATGTTAGTGATGACAGCTTTTATCGTGTTGGTTGCACAGCAAAAAGCACCAGCCTGGGTCGTTGCGATCATTGTTTGTAGAGAGTTAGCAGTTACTGGCTTACGTCTATTGTTGGTTGAAGGCGGCGAAGTGATGGCCGCAGCCTGGCCTGGTAAAATCAAAACAGCGACGCAAATGGTGGCGATCATTCTATTATTGATCAATAATATTCCATTTACGGCTATTGGCTTGCCAGTTGATTTAATCATGCTATACATCTGTTTGATCTTTACAATCTATTCAGGTGTTGATTATTTCGTAAAAAATGTAGATGTTTTTAAAGGATCAATGTAAAAAAGTAAAGATAAACCAGAATGAAAAACCAGACTTTTTGCTCTTTTTTGAGCGGAAAAGCTGGTTTTTTCTTTTTTATAAAAAATATTTTTAGCTCTAAAATGTATATATATCAGTAGTTAGAGCATTTTTCGAAAAACTTTTGACTATTATTTATAAAATAATAGTTTACTTTTCTAAAAAGAGTGGTTATAATCTGTGTATCGGAACTATTATTTTATGAACAGT from Enterococcus sp. 9D6_DIV0238 includes:
- the pgsA gene encoding CDP-diacylglycerol--glycerol-3-phosphate 3-phosphatidyltransferase, producing the protein MNLPNKLTVLRIFMIPIFIIIVSVPMDWGTITFGGASLAITQLVGAVIFAVASITDWLDGKIARSRGLVTNFGKFADPLADKMLVMTAFIVLVAQQKAPAWVVAIIVCRELAVTGLRLLLVEGGEVMAAAWPGKIKTATQMVAIILLLINNIPFTAIGLPVDLIMLYICLIFTIYSGVDYFVKNVDVFKGSM